Genomic DNA from Leptotrichia wadei:
AAAAATCCATCTGAGTTTATAGCGGCAGATGTGGCACTTGTGGAAAGTGGAAATTCGTCAGAAAAAATGTATATAAATAAGGGATCAGCTCAAGGTATAAAAATAAATTTACCAGTAATGTTTAATGGATACCTTATTGGAAAAGTTTCCAAAGTAAGTGATGAATATTCAGAAGTAACGTTATTAACAAGTAAAACTTCCAAATTAAGTGTCGTACTAAATGGAACCGATCAGCAAATTTTGCGTGGGAATGGAAATGGAACTTTTTCTATCTTAAATTATAATGAAGGAAAAGTTGACAAAAATACAGTATTCGATGTAGAAACTTCAGGAGTAAGTGATATTTTACCAAGAGGATTAAAAATAGGAAGTTTAAAAGTAACAAATTTAAATGATTTTAACAAAATGAAAGAAATAAGATTTAAGCCAAGCTTTAATGTATTTGATATTCAAAGTGTGCTAGTTTATAAGTGGAGTGTTAATGATGTAATTAATACTCATATACAAAATCAGGTAAAAGCTGAAGAAGAACAACAAAACAAAGAAAATTCACAAATAAATTAAAGAAAGTTGTATTAAGATATACAAAATAGTATAAGTGTATAGACTATTTTAAAAATAAAAAAGAGGTGAGTTTAGTTATGTTAAGACAATTAACGGTAGCAAAAAAAGTTATATTATTATTTTTATTGGTTTCAGTATTTTCATTTTCTAAGGATTTTTGGGAAAAAAGAAATTTTACGGTAAATGTTACTGAAGATGCGACGATTAACGGAAGAAAAAGAAGTAAAAGCTATGTAATGGCATATAATTCAGGAACAATGAAGTTGACAATTACAGCACCAAGTGTAAATAAAGGAGAAGTTTATACTTTTAGTGGAAGTAAAAAAACGATTTACTATCCAAAATTAAAACAGACTGTTACTCAAAGAGTTGAAAAAAGTGAAGCA
This window encodes:
- the mreC gene encoding rod shape-determining protein MreC, with protein sequence MDFSEKKGTGRTILIIIIIVIILFAFKNRITSSFTFLDGVTQAVNFRLVKVKSMLYTQILKLKSRINDISYIEEYVENNKNRDFELQKNKVQNMEFAYLKGENEKLRQMLEMRQKNPSEFIAADVALVESGNSSEKMYINKGSAQGIKINLPVMFNGYLIGKVSKVSDEYSEVTLLTSKTSKLSVVLNGTDQQILRGNGNGTFSILNYNEGKVDKNTVFDVETSGVSDILPRGLKIGSLKVTNLNDFNKMKEIRFKPSFNVFDIQSVLVYKWSVNDVINTHIQNQVKAEEEQQNKENSQIN